A portion of the Oxynema aestuarii AP17 genome contains these proteins:
- a CDS encoding IS607 family transposase, translating into MVAKRSSNGLSTSGTIIITEEGKKKTERMACIYARVSSAENKDHLERQAERLKDYAIARGYQIYKVVKEIGSGLNDNRPKLAKVLTDSHYDILIVEHKDRLARFGTNHLEIRLKEREKTVEIVNHSEDKQDELM; encoded by the coding sequence ATGGTGGCAAAAAGGTCATCTAACGGGCTATCAACTTCGGGAACAATTATCATTACCGAAGAAGGGAAGAAGAAAACCGAGAGAATGGCCTGTATTTATGCCAGAGTCTCTAGTGCAGAAAATAAAGATCACCTTGAGCGACAAGCGGAACGGTTAAAAGATTATGCTATTGCCAGAGGCTATCAAATTTATAAAGTCGTCAAAGAAATTGGCAGTGGTTTAAATGATAATCGTCCAAAATTGGCTAAGGTTTTAACCGATTCCCATTACGATATATTGATAGTGGAGCATAAAGACCGTTTGGCGAGGTTTGGGACAAATCACCTTGAGATCCGGTTAAAAGAGAGGGAAAAAACCGTTGAGATTGTCAATCATAGCGAGGATAAACAAGATGAATTGATGTAA
- a CDS encoding RNA-guided endonuclease InsQ/TnpB family protein has translation MKTLETENRKNHCRIKGTLVKLVERHIIKKGHRFWDEIDELSWHSKNLYNAANYLIRQNFIYGHGYLNYNRMDKLMQKTEQYRALPAKVSQQVLRGLDKNWQSFFAANQAYKVNKEKFLVNPKIPKYKNTQKGRQLLVYVKQALSKVALKKGKIKCSKTQIELETSVAEKVVEVRIVPRCDCYIIEVIYEEVEPTLKSNEWVASVDLGVDVLMAVTSNQPDFVPLLINGRPLKSLNQFYNKRKAFLQSQLKGNRPTSKRIQRLTRCRNQKVENYLHRASRYLVNLLVNRNITTLVIGKNGGWKQNAKMGKVNNQKFVGIPFNRLIEMLTYKCQLVGIKVVLTEESYTSQSNFFNLDPLPVYGETVKVPKLTGKRIKRGLYRTDTGFLCQADILGSYNILRKAFPNAFMGYGIERCVVHPRRINLSKPK, from the coding sequence ATGAAGACGCTCGAAACGGAAAACCGAAAAAATCATTGCCGAATTAAAGGAACGCTAGTGAAATTAGTCGAAAGACATATAATCAAAAAAGGTCATAGGTTTTGGGATGAGATAGATGAGTTATCATGGCATTCCAAAAATCTCTACAATGCGGCTAATTATCTAATCCGTCAAAACTTTATTTATGGTCATGGTTACTTGAACTATAACCGGATGGATAAATTAATGCAGAAGACGGAGCAATATCGCGCTTTACCAGCTAAAGTCTCTCAACAGGTGTTACGAGGATTAGACAAAAACTGGCAATCCTTTTTTGCCGCCAATCAAGCCTACAAAGTCAACAAGGAGAAGTTTTTAGTCAACCCGAAAATCCCCAAATATAAAAACACTCAGAAAGGTCGTCAATTATTGGTGTACGTGAAACAGGCTCTAAGTAAAGTGGCTTTAAAAAAAGGTAAAATCAAATGCTCAAAAACCCAAATAGAGTTGGAGACTTCTGTAGCCGAAAAAGTAGTGGAGGTGAGAATCGTTCCTCGATGCGATTGTTATATCATTGAGGTCATTTATGAAGAAGTAGAACCAACATTAAAATCCAATGAATGGGTCGCTAGTGTGGATTTAGGTGTAGATGTTTTAATGGCTGTAACTTCTAATCAACCGGACTTTGTTCCTCTGTTGATAAATGGCAGACCCTTAAAAAGCCTGAATCAATTCTACAATAAACGAAAAGCCTTTCTCCAATCCCAATTAAAAGGAAATCGACCCACCTCTAAGAGAATCCAGCGTCTGACTCGATGCCGAAATCAAAAAGTGGAGAACTATCTCCATCGAGCCAGCCGTTATCTGGTCAATCTACTCGTTAACCGAAATATCACCACCTTAGTGATTGGCAAAAATGGAGGTTGGAAACAAAATGCCAAGATGGGGAAAGTGAACAACCAAAAATTTGTGGGGATTCCTTTCAACCGTCTGATTGAAATGTTGACTTATAAATGTCAATTAGTAGGGATTAAAGTGGTTCTAACTGAAGAGAGTTATACGAGTCAGTCGAACTTTTTCAACTTAGATCCGCTTCCGGTTTATGGAGAAACGGTAAAAGTTCCTAAGTTGACGGGAAAAAGAATTAAAAGAGGTCTTTACCGGACTGATACAGGATTCTTGTGTCAAGCGGATATCTTAGGCTCCTATAATATCTTAAGAAAAGCATTCCCAAATGCCTTTATGGGCTATGGGATAGAGAGGTGCGTAGTTCACCCAAGGAGAATTAATCTCTCGAAGCCAAAATGA
- a CDS encoding ABC transporter permease, protein MIETPIELQEEMPEDMLQRKPKFRVSWQFVFAGVMFLFMYLPILVLTVYSFNASAYSASWEGFTFEWYLKLLTDGRVLRALQNSLTVAFCAVFLSAILGTLMAVGLARYRFPGKSLYIGVSYLPMIIPDIAIAVATLVFLAAVHIRLSVWTIVAAHIVFCLAYIALVVATRLADLDPHLEEAALDLGATPVEAFFKVLLPQLMPGIISGCLLAFVLSMDDFLIASFTSGSGATTLPLEIFSRIRTGVKPDINALSALLIIGSGAIAFAGEFLARKSERKKFQ, encoded by the coding sequence ATGATAGAGACACCGATCGAGTTACAGGAGGAAATGCCCGAAGATATGTTGCAGCGTAAACCTAAATTTCGCGTCTCCTGGCAATTCGTCTTTGCCGGAGTCATGTTTTTATTCATGTATCTGCCAATTTTGGTGCTGACGGTTTACAGTTTCAATGCCTCGGCGTACAGCGCCAGTTGGGAAGGCTTTACCTTCGAGTGGTATCTCAAATTGTTGACCGACGGACGGGTTTTACGCGCGCTGCAAAATAGCCTGACGGTTGCCTTTTGTGCGGTGTTTCTTTCGGCCATTCTCGGCACGTTAATGGCGGTCGGTTTAGCTCGCTATCGCTTTCCGGGAAAAAGTTTATATATCGGGGTTTCTTACCTGCCGATGATTATTCCCGATATCGCGATCGCCGTCGCTACTTTGGTGTTTTTAGCGGCGGTTCACATTCGTTTGAGCGTCTGGACGATCGTTGCCGCTCATATCGTCTTTTGTTTGGCTTATATTGCTTTAGTTGTCGCTACCCGCTTGGCTGATTTAGACCCCCATTTAGAAGAAGCAGCTCTCGATTTAGGGGCGACGCCAGTAGAAGCCTTTTTTAAGGTGTTATTACCGCAATTGATGCCGGGAATTATTTCCGGATGTCTCCTCGCTTTCGTCCTCAGCATGGACGATTTTTTAATTGCCAGTTTTACCTCGGGTAGTGGCGCGACGACTTTACCGTTAGAAATTTTCAGTCGGATTAGAACGGGGGTGAAACCGGATATTAATGCGTTGAGTGCGCTGTTAATTATCGGGTCGGGGGCGATCGCTTTCGCCGGAGAATTTTTAGCCCGTAAAAGTGAACGGAAAAAATTTCAGTAG
- a CDS encoding TolB family protein, whose translation MKRLTLIPLLALTSLLTSCSTYPRLLNFPFDRGGRGLNSPADELHPNISGRFIVFASDRFGRQDIYLFDGKTRQPIDVPGLNSLDAIAANPSITQDGRYIVFAGTREGRTDVYLYDRQTRQLQNFTDNLNAEIRNPTISADGSTIAFESSANGQWDILVYERSGKPLDIPIAPR comes from the coding sequence GTGAAGCGCTTAACCCTCATTCCCCTACTCGCCTTAACCAGTCTGCTGACAAGTTGCAGCACCTACCCACGCCTGTTGAACTTTCCCTTCGATCGCGGCGGTCGCGGTTTGAACTCCCCCGCCGACGAACTCCACCCCAACATTAGCGGTCGCTTCATCGTCTTCGCCTCCGATCGCTTCGGACGCCAAGATATCTATCTCTTCGACGGTAAAACCCGCCAACCGATCGACGTTCCCGGACTCAACAGCTTAGATGCGATCGCCGCCAACCCTTCGATTACCCAAGACGGACGTTACATCGTCTTCGCCGGAACCCGCGAAGGTCGCACCGACGTTTATCTCTACGATCGCCAAACCCGCCAACTGCAGAACTTCACCGACAACTTAAACGCCGAAATCCGCAACCCCACGATTAGCGCCGATGGCAGCACGATCGCCTTCGAGTCCAGCGCTAACGGACAATGGGATATCCTCGTTTACGAGCGTTCTGGAAAACCTCTCGATATCCCAATCGCGCCGCGCTAA
- a CDS encoding TolB family protein, whose protein sequence is MTKRLRHWTRRGLSLGCGAIVAGLLAACESPQVSLAPSSVNSRYTDAQPALSANGRFLAFVSNRNGSHDIFMYDLQERRFLQLSGLNRPDAIAESPSLTNTGRYLAYAIANRSRGAIVVYDRITQGSQVVYQADLGGIRRPKISPEGRYIVFESGRRGQWDIETLDRGPAIELDLLDGQTPGTSVSFP, encoded by the coding sequence GTGACCAAGAGACTGCGCCACTGGACGCGCCGGGGTCTGAGTCTTGGTTGTGGCGCGATCGTGGCGGGGTTGCTCGCCGCTTGCGAGTCCCCCCAAGTCTCCCTGGCGCCGAGTTCGGTCAACAGTCGCTACACCGACGCTCAACCCGCCTTAAGCGCCAACGGTCGTTTTTTGGCCTTCGTCTCCAATCGCAACGGCAGTCACGACATTTTTATGTATGACTTGCAAGAACGGCGGTTTTTACAGCTCTCCGGCTTAAACCGACCGGACGCGATCGCCGAAAGTCCGAGCCTGACGAACACCGGACGCTACCTCGCCTACGCGATCGCCAACCGTAGCCGGGGGGCGATCGTCGTCTACGATCGCATCACCCAAGGCTCCCAAGTCGTCTACCAAGCCGATCTCGGCGGCATCCGACGCCCGAAAATCAGCCCGGAAGGTCGCTATATCGTCTTTGAAAGCGGACGGCGCGGTCAATGGGACATCGAAACCCTCGATCGCGGTCCGGCGATCGAACTCGACCTCCTCGACGGACAAACTCCGGGAACTTCTGTCAGTTTCCCTTAG
- a CDS encoding type II toxin-antitoxin system PrlF family antitoxin, with the protein MSLEQIRHPTSKLTARYQTTVPLVVRELLGLQKNDTIEYIIQPDGQILISRAVENESEESDPALESFLSFLERDIKDRPEHIQPVTSKLVDRARALVADLDVNLDESLSEEDE; encoded by the coding sequence ATGTCTCTAGAACAAATTCGACACCCAACATCTAAGTTAACCGCTCGTTATCAGACCACAGTTCCTCTAGTTGTTCGCGAACTTCTGGGTTTACAGAAAAACGACACCATCGAGTACATTATTCAACCCGACGGTCAAATCCTGATTTCTCGTGCAGTAGAGAATGAGTCTGAGGAAAGCGATCCTGCATTGGAAAGCTTCTTAAGTTTTTTAGAACGGGACATTAAAGATCGACCGGAACACATTCAACCTGTCACCTCTAAGTTAGTCGATCGCGCGCGAGCTTTGGTTGCCGATCTTGATGTCAATCTTGACGAATCTCTTTCAGAGGAGGATGAATAA
- a CDS encoding type II toxin-antitoxin system YhaV family toxin — protein MPTDDEPLVIHGWTIFAHPLFLVQFEELLMQVEQLRQKYPSDDQKKNATKRLAAIARLAFDKIPQNPGDRCYYQGNTLGKVHRHWFRAKFFQEYRLFFRYHQDSKIIVYTWVNDEGSKRAYKSKTDAYETFKKMLEINNPPRNWDELLEQAKESNDRLKESLKESFDLDQ, from the coding sequence TTGCCAACCGATGACGAACCTTTGGTGATTCATGGCTGGACAATATTTGCTCACCCTCTGTTTCTGGTGCAGTTTGAAGAGCTTTTGATGCAGGTCGAACAGTTACGTCAAAAGTACCCTTCCGACGATCAAAAGAAAAATGCAACTAAACGGTTGGCAGCGATCGCTCGTTTGGCGTTCGATAAAATTCCCCAAAATCCAGGCGATCGCTGTTATTACCAAGGGAATACCCTAGGGAAAGTACACCGACATTGGTTTAGAGCAAAGTTTTTTCAGGAATACCGACTATTTTTTAGATACCATCAAGATAGTAAAATTATTGTCTATACCTGGGTAAATGACGAAGGATCTAAGCGAGCTTATAAGAGTAAGACAGATGCTTATGAAACGTTTAAAAAAATGCTAGAAATAAACAACCCTCCTAGGAATTGGGATGAATTACTCGAACAGGCAAAGGAGAGTAACGATCGCTTAAAAGAAAGTTTAAAAGAAAGTTTCGATCTAGACCAATAA